TGCCGGTgagatgaagggaggaggaggtggagggagaaggaggaagaaggaggtggaATATTAGTGTGAAGGCTTATTACCATCAGACATGACTGTAAAAATATgtatcccctctcctctcctcctctcctctcctctccccctctcctctcctctctcatctcttctcctcctctccccctctcctctcctcctctccccctctcctctcctctcctctctcatctcttctcctcctctccctctcctcctctcctctcctcctctccccccctctcctcctctccccctctcctctcctctctcatctcttctcctcctctccccctctctcctctctcctctcctctcctcctctccccctctctcctctcctatcctcctctccccctctctcctctctcctcctctcctctcctctctcctcctcctctcctcccctcagggtaagctccgcccccaggcAGAGACTGACTGTGTGCAGCACCTCAGTAACCAGCTGAGGAGGCAGCGCCGCCACCGCCGGACCTCCAGCTCCCAGCAGCACCGAGCGGCGCTGAGGCGGATCCGCCAGCTCCAACAGACGGTGAGCCACGCAGAACATCACGGTTCTGACAGGGTTCTTTCACGGctgtgtggttctacgaagatcCATCACCGACTGGAGAACCTTCTTTAGCCTGAggcacatttataggttctttgaagaactctttaaggacatggttctctaaagaaccctggtttgaaaggttctctctggaaccagaaatggttcttctctggcatcactctgaagaaccatgttcggttccagatgctccTCCATGGTTCTGTGCATGGATACCAAAGAATCACAGGGTGATTATTCATTATTGCTGTTTATTGTTGtcgtttgttgttgtctccCGTAGCCGGACGTGAGGCCCGTGCACAGGGAGCCGGCGCTCAGCCACTCGGTGACGTGGACCGGTCCCGGCTTCGCCCGCGTCAAAGACGGCGCTGGCCTGGTGCTGACCATCGACAACGTGCCCTACGCCATGGAGTACGACATCATGCTCCGCTACGAGCCCGAGGTCAGTGACCCCCCCCAGAGGTCCACCTGCACCTGTTCGGCCCAgctgatggagtgtgtgtgtgtgtgtgtagtccacAGAGGACTGGGAGGCCGTCGTGAGCGTGACCTCGGTGCACCTGCCCTCCAGCCTCCGCTGTGGGAACCTGCTGCCCACCGAGCAGCTCTACACCGTCAGCCTGCCCCACCGGAACaggtgacaggggggggggggtgcgtgtgtgtgtgtgtccttaaggaaagaggagaggagaaaggtgctcagtgtatcctaagtgtccataaagagagaggagctcagtgtatcctaagcgtccataaggagagaggagagaggagctcagtgtatcctaagtgtccataaggagagaggagaggagagaggtgctcagtgtatcctaaacgtccataaggagagaggagaggagagagttgctcagtgtatcctaagcgtccataaggagagaggagaggagagaggagctcagtgtatcctaaacgtccataaggagagaggagaggagctcagtgtatcctagacgtccataaggagagaggagaggagagaggagctcagtgtctcctaagcgtccataaggagagaggagagaggagctcagtgtatcctaagcgtccataaggagagaggagagaggagctcagtgtatcctagacgtccataaggagagaggagaggagctcagtgtatcctaagcgtccataaggagagaggagagaggagctcagtgtatcctagacgtccataaggagagaggagaggagagaggagctcagtgtctcctaagcgtccataaggagagaggagagaggagctcagtgtatcctaagcgtccataaggagagaggagaggagagaggagctcagtgtatcctaagcgtccataaggagagaggagctcagtgtatcctaaacgtccataaggagagaggagagaggagctcagtgtatcctaagcgtccataaggagagaggagaggagagaggagctcagtgtatcctaaacgtccataaggagagaggagaggagctcagtgtatcctaagtgtccataaggagagaggagaggagagaggagctcagtgtatcctaaatgtccataaggagagaggagctcagtgtatcctaagcgtccataaggagagaggaggagagaggagctcagtgtatcctaagcgtccataaggagagaggagaggagagaggagctcagtgtatcctaagcgtccataaggagagaggaggagagaggagctcagtgtatcctaagcgtccataaggagagaggagaggagagaggagctcagtgtatcctaagcgtccataaggagagaggagaggagagaggagctcagtgtatcctaaaacggccccagcagcctatctctgcatgtattgaggtgtgtgtgtgtgtgtgtgtgtgtgttggtccagATATATCCAGATGCCGCGGCCGTTCTGTTTCGAGCCCAGTAACCGCTACGTGGTCGCCATCCGGTTCCAGCGCCACGGCGTGTCCCACAGACACCTCACGGCCTTCATCCTCATCGACTCGGTGAgctcacattatatatatatacatatatatatatatatttaattaaggATCTGGAGACTCCTGGGTAGCAGTCTTCTTGTTGACAGCATCGCTGTGATGAGTTATCTAACTAAAAGATCTGGAGAGCCAAACCCTCCCACACTCGTGCCATGCTCATGAAGGCACCACAaggtcgccctctagtggtgaggAAACACCAACGTGGAATTTATTTAGTTCCTTTAAAAGTAATTTCTCTCAtgaaataaagttatataatgCAGCTTTTATCTGTCAATATAAAGcagttataaaaaaataatattgattgtaattgtttttaaattttttattccattacattacatgtcatttggctgacgcttttatccaaagcgacttacaatcctgttacattcattcactgtggagcagctacagggagcaactcagggttaagtgtcttgctcaaggacacatcaactagggcggggattgaacctccaaccccctgattgaaagacggaactgctacccactcacccatagtcgccctaTTCCGTCTTAGTTTTATTTACAGTATTCACATAAGTACTATCTTAGTTATTTTGGATTTTGAAAGAGATTAATACTGCAAATAAAACTGAGaaagaatacaaattaaaaaaagtattacaatcaatatttagttttatttataaCTGTACTGCCAGTATGATAAAAACAATTCACTGAACTATGATTAAAAACTACTCGAACAAGTGTGATGTGAAAATGGTTGTTATCCAAACGTCTCACTTTGTCAATATTTAGATTAGTCTTTTTTTCTGGTGCGAttttaataagaatataatagattTACAGCTTGTATCTGTCCATATAAAGCAGTGATATGAACGTTATACAGCAGCTTTATGTCACTATACAGCACTTATATCCTAATACTTTAGATTTTTCCCACCCTGTCTAAAAGCTGGTTCTGATCCCCAAATACACCGAGTTGCCGGGGTTACGGGGCGGCGAGCCGGAGGCGGAGCAGCGGCGCGAGGAGATGCTCCGCTACATGTGTCTGGACTCCTTCATGGTCACGCCCACGCCCGTCCTCGCCGACATGTGCTCCAAACTCATCTGCAGCATCTCCTCCATCATCCACGACGGAGCGCTGCGTGAGTCCACACGGAACCACACGGAACCGACGGGTTCTTCACAGTGATGCCATGGAAGAACCATTAAAGAACCGttcaacccagggttctttaaagagccatttccttcaagagttattcaaagaaccgtTGAAGGTGTCtgaaagaaccttaaaaaaatggttcCTTTAgtaaccatttctggttccaccaagaacctttcaaaccagggttctttaaagaaccatttccttcaagagttcctcaaagaacatataaaggtgttaaagttttttttaagacaTATTTTGGGGTTCCACAAGGAACCTTTCAGacgagggttctttaaagaacctttcctTAAATAGTAActtcaaagaacccataaaggtgtctcgtagaacctttaaaaaatggttctttaaggcatcatttatggttccacaaagaacttttcaTACCAGGGAGAACCagttccttaaatagttcttcaaagaacccataaaggtgtctcatAGAACCTTAAATAAAGGTTCTCCAGTAGGCGATGGTTCTTGGTAGAACCTCAGGCCCCTTAAAGAACCCTCTGTTCCCCGCAGCGTGCCAGTGTGACCCTCAGGGCTCCGTGAGCGGTGAGTGTGACGCGGTGGGCGGCCGCTGCCGCTGCAAGGCCAACGTGACGGGGAGGCGCTGTGAGCGCTGTGAGCCGGGAAGCTACGGCTACGGGGGGCGCGGCTGCACcggtgagtcacacacacacacacacacacacacacacacacacacacacacacacacacacacacacacacacacacacacacacacacacacacacacacacacacacacacacacacacacacacacacacacacacacacacacacacacacactgtgtgtgtatgtgacaaataaaacatcttgaatcttgaatcttgaatcttgaacacacacacactcgctcgctCAAAAGGACCcgtgtgtgtcctcagcctgCGACTGCCACCCTGAGGGCTCGTCCAGCCACCAGTGCGACCCGGCATCGGGTCAGTGCCGGTGCCGGCCCGGCGCCACCGGGCGGCGCTGCTCGGCCTGCCAGCCGGGCCAGTGGGGCTTCCCCAGCTGCAGCGCCTGCCGGTGCAACGGCCACGCCGACGTCTGCGACTCCCTCACCGGGGCGTGCGGCGGCTGCAGGGACGACACGGCCGGACACCAGTGTGAGCggtaagctccgccccccctgGTCGCCCCGCCTTCCTCCGCCCCGCCGCCGTCACGCTGACCTCTCGTTTCCGGGACAGGTGTGCGGACGGGTTCTTCGGGAACCCGGTGCTGGGCTCGGGCGAGCGGTGCCGGCCCTGCCCCTGTCCCGGGAACCCCGGCTCGGACCGCTTCCACGCCGTCTCCTGTGACGCCGACCTCGCCTCCGACCGGATCGTCTGCCGCTGCCGGCCCGGCTACGCGGGTGAGCTCTCTCGCCCGTCTCCGCCGCCCGCTGGTACTGCAGCCACATGTGCAATACCTCTGTTGTCCACTAGGGTCCCGCTGCGACCGCTGCGCCCCCGGTCAACACGGCGACCCGGAGCGCCCCGGGGGGCAGTGCCTGCCGTGCGGCTGCAACGGCAACATCGACCCCCAGGACCCCGGGTCGTGTGACCCGAGGACCGGCCGGTGCCTCCGGTGCCTGTTCCACACGGACGGGCCGGCCTGCAGCCACTGCCTCCACGGTTACTACGGCAACGCCTTGGCCCAGGACTGCAGGCGTGAGTTacctgtgcgagtgtgtgtgtgatttgtgtgagtgtgtaaatgtgtgatttgtgtgtgtgtgtgattgtgtgtgtgtaagtgtgtgagtgtgagtgattTGTAAGTAtgagtttgtgagtgtgtgtgactgttattgttttttgtttgttattgtttattgttggcattgtttgttgttgtttattatggtctgtgaAGGCCTCCAGATGCTAGTTAGCGGTGTAGCTTCACCTGCAGCctcacacggtgacatcattcaacactgtccctttaaataaagacagTCCGGCAGAACCTCCCGGTGACCTCATCTCTTCCCAGGATGCACCTGTGTGACCGCCGGCACCGCGCCGTCCGCCTGCAGCGGCGGCGCGTGTCACTGCGACCGGCTGAGCGGCGCCTGCTCCTGCCGGGCCAACGTGGCCGGACTCAACTGCGACCGCTGCGCCGCGGACCACTGGAGCTACGGCCGCGGCGCCGGCTGCGAGCCGTGCGGCTGCGACCCGGCGCACGCCGAGGGGCGCCACTGCAACGCggtgagggggggaggaagaggagggggggtcctccgagaggaagaggggtcctcatcgtgtctctTCTCCGCAGTTCACCGGGCAGTGCCGCTGCCGGCCCGGCTTCGGGGGCCGGCGGTGCAGCGAGTGTGAGGCGCTGCACTGGGGGGGCCCTCAGGGGCCCTGTGAGGGTGAGGGCCCCGGAACATGAATAACACAGACAGCAGGAAGTCACGTTCCCTCTCTGTGCttaccctctctcctctctcatccctctctcctctctcctttcctctctcctgtctcctctctcatcccgctctcctctctcctctctcatccctctctcctctcctttcctctctcatccctctctcctctctcctttctcctctctcatccctctctcctctctcctttcatctctcctttcctctctcctctctcatccctcctttcctctctcctgtctcctctctcatccctctctcctccatctctcctctctcctttcctctctcctgtctccctccttcctcctttttgatccctcctccctctctcctttttcctccctcctccatcccatctcctccctcctatctgctctctcctccctcctccctcttgcctccctcctccatcctatctcctccctcctccctcctttctctcctctctcctaactccctctcccctcctctctcctccatctctcctctctctcctctctcatccctttctcctctctcctttcctctctcctgtctcctctctcatccctctctcctccatctctcctctctctgctctctctcatccttctctcctctctcctttctcctctctcatccctctctcctctctcctttcctctctcctgtctcttctctcatccctctctcctccatctctcctctctctgctctctctcctctctcatccctctctcctttctcctctctcatccctctctcctctctcctgtctcctctctcatccctctctcctccatctctcctctctctgctctctctcctctctcatccctctctcctctctcctttctcctctctcatccctctctcctctctcctttcctctctcctgtctcctctctcatccctctctcctccatctctcctctctctgctctctctcctctctcatccctctctcctctctcctttcctctcctctcctccctccctacaCCCTACTCCCTCCTAAcccttctcccctccccctccctcctccctctcagagTGTAACTGCCACCCTGTGACCTCGGCgaccccccagtgtgaccgctCTACGGGGGCGTGCGAGTGCCGCGAGGGCGCGGCGGGCGTGCGCTGCGAGGAATGCGCCCGCGGCTTCTCGGGCGAGTTCCCGGCGTGCGAGCGCTGCCACGCCTGCTTCCAGCTGTGGGACGACGCCGTGTGCCAGATCCGCCGCGACCTGGAGCACGTCCAGGACGCGGCGCAGAGGCTCCTGCGGCACGGCGGCGCGACGGCGCCGGTCGGGCTCACGCGCATCCGGGAGCTGGAGGCGCggctgcaggaggcgcgccGCCTGGTCGGCGCCGGGGACGGCGACCGGGTCCACCAGCTGATCGGGCAGGGCGTCGATGACCTCAGGTGATGAGGTCACGGGGGGGgcggatggagagaggaggggaaaggggaggagagaagagttaGGAGGGAGTAgggcagacatgggcaaactacggcccgcgggccacatccggcccattaggctttttaatccggcccgccgaacttgtccaaatcgcgactttgtttacttccggtgtgcgttggcgcggaaagaactcgtcacatgaaacccttcaccgtgatttgtcaatccgtttgtctgtcaacattttgcgaacaaaaacaaccaatgaacactcagtaaatcataagggacccgcccaccacacaggtgaggctcatttagaaacagctgcagtgattttggcgagcagcgcggagcctggaggggctgcagagccacgaggaggaacacgcagccacaagaggtccacttggaccgggtaagagtctttactacacgttacgtgtcacggtgtccgtcccggtgtccgtaatgtgtgcgcggtgctgactagtaggctattgtattttacagagaggattcaccagcgcctgcagctcaacctgcagctccacctgcccggccagcagagaggtctcgtgacacgatgacatgatgttattatagtgaagccatattgtaaatagtctgtgccaatagttgtgttctcttttctatttctcaacatgtatataatgtagttttatttatttatgtacaatacatatttatttgagaaaaaaataatttaatggtaattttttatttgcacacctCATGAAACtgtatctgcaatatgaagtcatttctcagtcccatctttatcattttggtgaatgtgtgacggaccacataATTTTTACGCAAAATGATAATAACAAatttagttttccacatttatttacatgtatctagcattgtattcagatatttaactgcttttgtgaacctatgacctttggaaaaccaatttcaaacaccaaaacagttcgtccacatgagtaaaggtgtgttttcagaagagatatgaagaattacAAAAAAtctaacttcaattttcagctttagggccatattttctctttccacttgtacctgaggacaattgtgcctcattatatacagagctgagacaatccgtccattattttgcggggtttaaaacaattagaaattattgagctttattatttcgttgggtaataatatgttttgaatgttgaaagttattccattgatctttttccacTAAATGtcgatttctttaactttgcaccttcaattgaaatgtataaaaatcagacgcaatctccaggtttaataaattacattgcgtgtccaaatgctcatggcccggcccctctgtcaaattttagaaccgattgtggcccgcaagtcaaaaagtttgcccacccctggagTAGAGtgtagggagagaggagggaagagaaaagTTAGTAGGGAGTagggagggtggagagaggaggaggggggagagaggagggaggagggacgagataggagggaggaaagaggagaggagagagggagggtgtagagaggaggagggagggaggagggacgagataggagggaggagggaggaaagagggaggaggaaagaggaaagagggagggtgGTACCCGCCCGCCGGCCCAACCGGATGTTAAATTTTTTACGTCTGTGTGTCGCAGAGCTGAGATCGCCCTGACCGACGGGCGCCTGATGGGCGTCGCCCGAGAGCTCAAcgccaccacagaagaagaacggGCGCTGAGGCGCAGACTGAGCGCCCTGGAGAGAGAGCTGAGGGACGCCAACGCCACGGTGGCCTCCAAGCAGAGCCTGCTGGACGACTACCTCACCTCGGGGTTCACAGGTAGAAACACACCCGACTCATGGAACGCAAAACTACGGAACCCCGAGAGGCCAGAGTGGGAACTACATGAGGGAGACgtataaaaagaaggaaagattATCCAACTTGTGAATGTGCCCAACGGTTTTCAAACCTggagtatttttatttaatagcACTAAAACGTAActgtaaacaaattaaataattagtTTTTAAAGTAAGAAATCAATTTTTTAAgtcacaaataaaaataatctgcGATgtagaaagaaggaaagacagGGAAGCTTTAATAAAACATCCTACGGTAGTAAATAAACACAGCAACAGGGAACGTAATACAAAAATACGGAAGCTCCGGTAAACCAAAATTAGGGAGATTTTCTATGTGGAAATAAAAAGAAGCAAACATGGAGAAACTCTATTAAAAAGagtcataaacacacaaacagaaccatgaaggtgcatctggaaccgaatatggttctgcagagtgataacagagaagaaccatttctggttcctcaaagaacctttcaaaccagggttctcaaaagaaccatttccttaaagagttctttaaagaacccataaaggtgtctcaaatgaaaaaatggttcttcagtgggtgatggttcttcgtagaaccacaaagccttttaaagaaccattcaaGAACCAtaattgttctgtgtgcaggGCATAAAACAATTGATATCAGAGTTATGAGTTTCTCCCTTGAACCAgaagaaggtcaaaggtcagacctCCATTCAAAGCAGACTGATGACACTAAACATATTGAACTCTTCTTCCTCACAGACCAGTTTGAGAAGGTGAAGAAGTCCTACCAGGAGTCTCTGAGGGCGGAGGAGAGGTGCAACGCCTCGGTGTCGGGTCCCCTGAGCCCGGCGGAGCAGTCCAGAGACACGCGGGGCGTCACCGAGGGCCTGCTGGACGCCAGCAGACACAACTTCCTGCGGGCTCTGGCCGCCCAGAACCAGACGCTCAGCGCGCTGCAGCAGAACGCCCACCAGCTGGACCGGAAGCTGCTTCACCTCAGCCACATGGTAGGAGGAGCTGGGGGGAGGAGCTCTCCACAAGGGGTCAAAGAAAAGCTTCTGGGAAGACGTGTcacagagtcgccccctggtggccaggggagagaatgcagcttttactTTGCTGATTATTTTTAGGAAGGAAGTCTTCGAGGAAAAGAGAAACGTAATAGttatggacgaggaggagggttaAGGAAAATATATCTGTTGttgattcatatatatatatatatatatatagagagagagagaggtttggaatggaaaaaataagaatatatatatttttactctTTATGTCTATATTTTCTGAAAATGACCATCATTAGCTCTTTATCATTCTAAATTTATTCTTATTCCATTATTTCCGTTGCAAACtgggatatttatatatatatatatatattaaatgtattttcatatatatatataaatatgaaatgtgttctcatgtatatatatatacatattaaatgtattttcatatatatatatatatattacatgtatatatatattcagtatatatatacatattaaatgtattttcatataaatatatatatatatacagaataatCCCAGTTTGCAATGGAAAGCAtaagaatacatatatattctttatttctatattttctgACTAAACCTCCCATCAGTAGCtctttattgttgttaatgACCCAAACTGTTTCACCTGAACACGATGCATCACGGTTCCCTCCAGGTGTGCGGCGGTCACAGCAACACCAGCGTCAACGACAGTTGCCCGGACAGCCGGTGCGGCGGCATCGGTTGCCTTGACGACCAGGGCAACGCCGTGTGCGGAGGAGAGGGATGCAACGGGACGGCGAGCGCCGTCGCCGGAACGCTGCAGCTCGCCAGGAACGCCACGGACGGCCTGAACGCCGCCAACGAGGAGCTGCAGGGCGTGGCCAGAAAGGTGAAAGGTCACTTTAAATTAGTAGAGGTTATTATGAAGGTCACTTTA
The genomic region above belongs to Pseudoliparis swirei isolate HS2019 ecotype Mariana Trench chromosome 9, NWPU_hadal_v1, whole genome shotgun sequence and contains:
- the lamb2l gene encoding laminin subunit beta-2, which produces MASLLGARLDAAWHGAGRRNTHGCTEGSCYPATGNLLIGTHTEHTRHLHLHLNTQEQYCIVSHLQESDKCFECSSQHRYDARRHRHSHRIENAIYLMDAHGDTWWQSVNGQENVGIRLNLEAEFHFTHLIMKFKTFRPAAMIIERSADFGRTWRPYRYFASNCTKTFPGVPASGLRHINDVTCEERYSDIEPSTNGEVIYKVLDPAIHVEDPYSLDIQELLRITNLRINFTKLNTLGDDLLDRRHDVLQKYYYALYELVVRGSCFCYGHGSECAPVPGVDARENGMIHGRCVCKHNTEGLNCERCRHFHHDLPWRPAEVENPHTCRECSCNGHSTQCHFDMAVYLATGNLSGGVCDDCQHNTMGRSCESCRPFYYQDPVRDMRDPRVCVDCDCDPVGSLEGGVCDGHTDLDMGMISGQCRCKAHVKGTRCDDCKEGYYGLSQHDPLGCQPCNCDPRGIIMMGAPCDQISGDCSCKRYVTGRYCNQCLPEYWGLSNDLAGCRQCDCDFGGAVNNRCVMDSGQCDCRRHLIGRQCSEVQPGFFCAPLDFYKYEAEDAAGRSPGDAALPGKLRPQAETDCVQHLSNQLRRQRRHRRTSSSQQHRAALRRIRQLQQTPDVRPVHREPALSHSVTWTGPGFARVKDGAGLVLTIDNVPYAMEYDIMLRYEPESTEDWEAVVSVTSVHLPSSLRCGNLLPTEQLYTVSLPHRNRYIQMPRPFCFEPSNRYVVAIRFQRHGVSHRHLTAFILIDSLVLIPKYTELPGLRGGEPEAEQRREEMLRYMCLDSFMVTPTPVLADMCSKLICSISSIIHDGALPCQCDPQGSVSGECDAVGGRCRCKANVTGRRCERCEPGSYGYGGRGCTACDCHPEGSSSHQCDPASGQCRCRPGATGRRCSACQPGQWGFPSCSACRCNGHADVCDSLTGACGGCRDDTAGHQCERCADGFFGNPVLGSGERCRPCPCPGNPGSDRFHAVSCDADLASDRIVCRCRPGYAGSRCDRCAPGQHGDPERPGGQCLPCGCNGNIDPQDPGSCDPRTGRCLRCLFHTDGPACSHCLHGYYGNALAQDCRRCTCVTAGTAPSACSGGACHCDRLSGACSCRANVAGLNCDRCAADHWSYGRGAGCEPCGCDPAHAEGRHCNAFTGQCRCRPGFGGRRCSECEALHWGGPQGPCEECNCHPVTSATPQCDRSTGACECREGAAGVRCEECARGFSGEFPACERCHACFQLWDDAVCQIRRDLEHVQDAAQRLLRHGGATAPVGLTRIRELEARLQEARRLVGAGDGDRVHQLIGQGVDDLRAEIALTDGRLMGVARELNATTEEERALRRRLSALERELRDANATVASKQSLLDDYLTSGFTDQFEKVKKSYQESLRAEERCNASVSGPLSPAEQSRDTRGVTEGLLDASRHNFLRALAAQNQTLSALQQNAHQLDRKLLHLSHMVCGGHSNTSVNDSCPDSRCGGIGCLDDQGNAVCGGEGCNGTASAVAGTLQLARNATDGLNAANEELQGVARKLKDIAALTLDVKNQAMTTLEKAQKKKEHFENNNKKLKDFIKKIRDFLTEEGADPESIEKVALRVLAISLPVNRTTLDSMVLQIKQSLANLTDIQGVVNRTAEHIGRAEELLAAAREAKGRAEGVNDAANATKRALDVSEDAIGKARAALEEARDNLNSTRNATAEVDSRLTRLEDKQADVAMRLDNLSAEVEALKNKTEQNRRMAEDAEALAGNATRLASSLEQSLNETEERYRELQVKVDSLGGASGDLNHVNQRAKDIKKEAEDLFGKATKGIDQLKKLEKKFRSNEQRMQKQRLELDELKENATVVRDEIRDQVQKYSNCV